The Allocatelliglobosispora scoriae genome contains a region encoding:
- a CDS encoding phosphotransferase: MLEEVCAEFELGGIVEFSPVPEGLMNRNWRVVTQAGEFAVKQLLDVDAGRAREQHAVVRSLAARGLPVASARHGGDGQTVLTRGTATFTVQPWAPGRHRSGAQLDLAECRRLGEVLGDLHGALAELSTPVGPSSAHPVRPAEEARTLLAGYADLIASLHRPDDFDVVALAHLRWRLRILDESGHLCPDGAEPELGWTHGDFHHFNVLWDGSEISAVLDWDRLGLRPVADELARAAVLIFGDGPALDLPRITAFVAGYRSMRPLTGEQVADALHRLWWHWLAGDWPLNTRYHHADTSCDHLFLVNSARLQWWTPRREQVLAAFTA; the protein is encoded by the coding sequence ATGCTCGAAGAGGTGTGCGCCGAGTTCGAGCTCGGCGGGATCGTCGAGTTCAGCCCGGTGCCCGAGGGCCTGATGAATCGCAACTGGCGGGTCGTCACCCAGGCGGGGGAGTTCGCCGTGAAGCAGCTCCTCGACGTCGACGCGGGGCGGGCCCGCGAGCAGCACGCGGTGGTCCGGTCGCTGGCGGCACGGGGTCTGCCCGTGGCGTCGGCGCGGCACGGCGGCGACGGGCAGACCGTGCTGACGCGCGGCACCGCCACCTTCACCGTGCAGCCGTGGGCGCCCGGCCGGCACCGCAGCGGGGCACAGCTCGACCTCGCCGAGTGCCGCCGCCTCGGCGAGGTCCTCGGCGACCTGCACGGCGCGCTCGCCGAGCTCTCCACGCCGGTCGGCCCCAGCAGCGCGCACCCCGTCCGGCCGGCCGAGGAGGCCCGCACGCTGCTGGCGGGGTACGCCGACCTGATCGCCTCGCTGCACCGCCCCGACGATTTCGACGTCGTGGCGCTGGCCCACCTGCGCTGGCGGCTGCGGATCCTCGACGAGTCGGGGCACCTCTGCCCGGACGGCGCGGAACCGGAGCTCGGCTGGACCCACGGCGACTTCCACCACTTCAACGTCCTGTGGGACGGTTCGGAGATCTCCGCGGTGCTCGACTGGGACCGCCTGGGCCTGCGCCCGGTCGCGGACGAGCTGGCCCGTGCGGCGGTGCTGATCTTCGGCGACGGCCCCGCGCTGGACCTGCCCCGGATCACCGCTTTCGTCGCCGGTTACCGCTCGATGCGACCACTCACCGGCGAGCAGGTCGCCGACGCCCTGCACCGGCTCTGGTGGCACTGGCTCGCCGGCGACTGGCCGCTGAACACCCGTTACCACCACGCCGACACGTCCTGCGACCACCTGTTCCTCGTCAACTCGGCCCGGCTGCAGTGGTGGACGCCGCGCCGCGAGCAGGTGCTCGCGGCGTTCACCGCCTGA
- a CDS encoding phosphotransferase family protein: MLHRPPFSDELRASLGDPRRASRISSSPRSRVWEVEVGGHAAVVKQVVGGAGSFDRYATELTALRLAARATPALVPALLGSDDATQVLVLEHVPAPYQLPEWVPYAEGLARLHAVTGPDDAGVLPPAAQPTGEDIEAFLRLCRALGVAIPAGVPVELAALVERLGDGYAHALLHGDPCIGNVLPVGERAIFIDFEGASLGSGLAELAYLRMGFPTCWQVLPVSDGPLAEAEAAYHRVWRELTGSALPGDLADHCAGWLLRNDALVERAERGQRDQFARLVAKDWTWGPTSARQRLVHRLGAVHAMTRDSHRLGGVGVLADRLRSTMVGRWPGADRLPPATWPLS; the protein is encoded by the coding sequence GTGCTGCACCGACCACCCTTCTCCGACGAGCTGCGCGCCTCGCTGGGCGACCCCCGCCGCGCCAGCCGGATCTCCAGCAGCCCGCGCTCCCGGGTCTGGGAGGTCGAGGTGGGCGGGCACGCGGCCGTGGTCAAGCAGGTCGTCGGCGGCGCCGGCTCCTTCGACCGGTACGCCACCGAGCTGACCGCGCTCCGTCTCGCCGCCCGCGCCACCCCGGCCCTCGTCCCGGCCCTGCTCGGCAGCGACGACGCGACCCAGGTGCTGGTGCTGGAGCACGTCCCGGCCCCCTACCAGCTGCCCGAGTGGGTCCCCTACGCCGAAGGGCTGGCGCGGCTGCACGCCGTCACCGGGCCCGACGACGCCGGGGTGCTGCCGCCCGCCGCCCAGCCGACCGGCGAGGACATCGAGGCGTTCCTGCGGCTGTGCCGGGCGCTCGGGGTGGCGATCCCGGCCGGGGTCCCCGTTGAGCTCGCCGCACTCGTCGAGCGGCTCGGCGACGGCTACGCCCACGCGCTGCTGCACGGTGATCCGTGCATCGGCAACGTGCTGCCGGTCGGGGAGCGGGCGATCTTCATCGACTTCGAGGGCGCGTCACTGGGGAGCGGGCTCGCGGAGCTGGCGTACCTCCGGATGGGTTTCCCGACCTGCTGGCAGGTGCTTCCGGTGAGCGACGGACCGCTCGCCGAGGCGGAGGCGGCCTATCACCGCGTGTGGCGCGAGCTGACCGGGTCGGCGCTCCCCGGCGACCTCGCCGACCACTGCGCGGGCTGGCTGCTGCGCAACGACGCGCTCGTCGAGCGGGCCGAACGCGGGCAGCGCGACCAGTTCGCCCGCCTCGTGGCCAAGGACTGGACCTGGGGCCCGACGAGCGCCCGGCAGCGGCTCGTGCACCGGCTCGGCGCCGTGCACGCGATGACCCGCGACAGTCACCGGCTCGGCGGTGTCGGCGTGCTCGCCGATCGGCTCAGATCCACAATGGTCGGACGATGGCCGGGCGCCGATCGGCTGCCACCCGCGACCTGGCCGCTCTCCTAG
- a CDS encoding CASTOR/POLLUX-related putative ion channel, with product MRMRDRLRSWFDSTMDRGTPALIGWLGLASLLLVLVVTALVTLFASDKDRGDHPLPRLFWDNMMRAIDPGTMGADVGDPVFLGLMLAVTIGGIFLVSSLIGVITAGLENRIQELRKGRSRVIDTGHTVILGWSDQVFVVISELVKANASGKRSRVVVLADQDKVGMEDQIKARVGDLGRTRVICRSGSPLKRVDLELTSLDTARSVMVLSPAGDDADIDVIKVLLLLNNRVWSAARPNIVAAVQDTLNLAAARLAAGPDAQLIDADDIAVRLVAQSHRQSGLSTVCTDLLDFSGNEIYMHPEPALVGRPFGDSLSSYELGCPIGLLHADGTVAVNPPMSTVIAEGDKIIVIAEDDLLVRLAEVPAAVDESAISTEDGHRPSPDRTLLVGWNSRAPRILDLLDRLVEPGSTVDVAAPQEPIDALAQQRTNLTLGFKPCDPTSRRALEELDLGSYLHIIVLSDDTIGGDHADDRTLVTLLHLRDIEVKLGDPYSIITEMNDDANREVAQITKADDFIVSNMLISLLMTQLAENKHLHGVFADLFDPSGSEIQLKPAADYLRPGAEATFATVAEAARRKDETPIGYRLRRNHNEAPHYGVVLNPPKSEPLTLTADDHVIVIAVA from the coding sequence ATGCGCATGCGGGACCGGTTGCGGTCCTGGTTCGACAGCACGATGGACCGCGGGACACCCGCCCTGATCGGCTGGCTCGGCCTCGCCTCGCTCCTGCTGGTTCTCGTCGTCACCGCCCTGGTCACCCTCTTCGCCAGCGACAAGGACCGCGGCGACCACCCGCTGCCGCGGCTGTTCTGGGACAACATGATGCGGGCCATCGACCCGGGCACGATGGGTGCCGACGTGGGCGATCCGGTCTTCCTCGGCCTGATGCTCGCCGTCACCATCGGCGGCATCTTCCTGGTCAGCTCGCTGATCGGTGTCATCACCGCCGGTCTGGAGAACCGCATCCAGGAGCTGCGCAAGGGGCGCTCGCGTGTCATCGACACCGGCCACACCGTCATCCTCGGCTGGTCCGACCAGGTCTTCGTCGTCATCTCCGAGCTCGTCAAGGCCAACGCGAGCGGCAAGCGCTCCCGGGTCGTCGTCCTCGCCGACCAGGACAAGGTCGGGATGGAGGACCAGATCAAGGCCCGTGTCGGCGATCTGGGCCGGACCCGGGTGATCTGCCGCTCCGGCAGCCCGCTCAAGCGCGTCGACCTGGAGCTGACCAGCCTCGACACCGCCCGCTCGGTGATGGTCCTCTCCCCCGCCGGCGACGACGCCGACATCGATGTCATCAAGGTGCTGCTGCTGCTCAACAACCGCGTCTGGTCGGCGGCCCGGCCCAACATCGTCGCCGCCGTGCAGGACACCCTCAACCTCGCCGCCGCGCGGCTGGCGGCCGGCCCGGACGCACAGCTCATCGACGCCGACGACATCGCCGTACGCCTGGTGGCGCAGTCGCATCGCCAGTCCGGGCTCTCCACCGTCTGCACGGACCTGCTGGACTTCTCCGGCAACGAGATCTACATGCACCCCGAGCCCGCGCTCGTCGGCCGCCCCTTCGGCGACTCGCTCAGCTCCTATGAGCTGGGCTGCCCGATCGGCCTGCTGCACGCCGACGGCACCGTCGCGGTCAACCCGCCGATGTCGACCGTCATCGCCGAGGGCGACAAGATCATCGTCATCGCCGAGGACGACCTGCTGGTCCGGCTCGCCGAGGTCCCCGCCGCCGTCGACGAGTCCGCCATCTCCACTGAGGACGGTCATCGGCCGTCGCCCGATCGGACGCTGCTCGTCGGCTGGAACTCCCGCGCGCCGCGCATCCTCGACCTGCTCGACCGGCTCGTGGAGCCCGGCTCCACCGTCGACGTCGCCGCGCCGCAGGAGCCGATCGACGCCCTGGCCCAGCAGCGGACCAACCTGACACTCGGCTTCAAGCCCTGCGACCCGACCAGCCGGCGCGCGCTGGAGGAGCTCGACCTCGGCAGCTACCTGCACATCATCGTGCTCTCCGACGACACGATCGGCGGTGATCACGCCGACGACCGCACCCTCGTCACGCTGCTGCACCTGCGCGACATCGAGGTGAAGCTCGGCGATCCCTACTCGATCATCACCGAGATGAACGACGACGCCAACCGCGAGGTCGCCCAGATCACCAAGGCCGACGACTTCATCGTCAGCAACATGCTGATCAGCCTCCTGATGACCCAGCTCGCCGAGAACAAGCACCTGCACGGCGTCTTCGCCGACCTCTTCGACCCGTCCGGCTCGGAGATCCAGCTCAAGCCCGCCGCCGACTACCTGCGGCCCGGTGCCGAGGCGACCTTCGCGACGGTCGCCGAGGCCGCCCGGCGCAAGGACGAGACCCCGATCGGCTACCGGCTGCGGCGCAACCACAACGAGGCGCCGCACTACGGCGTGGTGCTCAATCCGCCCAAATCGGAGCCGCTGACGCTGACCGCGGACGACCACGTCATCGTGATCGCCGTGGCCTGA
- a CDS encoding phosphotransferase family protein gives MRTVTLILVDDDGKLLGALPPFPAEVPFWPEVGGVVTTVRERFGIDVAVLRILFTSLPVPHGGEVTYLAQTGGVPSVDLAPVEVDLDDHPHRAAYARVGGPAASLAWAADALDAAGVGPITGVLQQRTWNLSVIWRIATAGGPVWLKQVPSFFAHEGAVIGWLATVGGGPSLIAAAEGRMLLHDIPGDDLYAADAGVRDAVAADLHRYQLAAVGDVERLAALGVPDRRGALLGAQLAGVVAAHGGGDPRLEALAAGLPARLAELAACGLPETLVHGDLHPGNVRGDLHPDGARTIIDWGDSFLGHPGFDILRITERGVTDDERAAITAAWADRWRADVPGCDPERALELLVPLAALRNAAIYAAFVAAIEPAEHPYHSSDVDFWLDHASKLPA, from the coding sequence GTGCGCACCGTGACCCTGATCCTCGTCGACGACGACGGCAAGCTGCTGGGCGCGCTGCCGCCCTTCCCCGCCGAGGTCCCCTTCTGGCCCGAGGTGGGCGGGGTCGTCACCACGGTCCGGGAGCGCTTCGGCATCGACGTCGCCGTACTGCGGATCCTCTTCACCTCGCTGCCCGTGCCGCACGGCGGCGAGGTGACCTACCTGGCGCAGACCGGCGGGGTGCCCTCGGTCGACCTCGCTCCCGTCGAGGTCGACCTCGACGATCATCCGCACCGGGCCGCCTACGCCCGGGTCGGCGGGCCCGCCGCGTCGCTCGCCTGGGCCGCCGACGCCCTCGACGCCGCCGGGGTCGGGCCGATCACCGGGGTGCTGCAGCAGCGCACCTGGAACCTCTCGGTGATCTGGCGGATCGCCACGGCCGGCGGGCCGGTCTGGTTGAAGCAGGTCCCGTCCTTCTTCGCGCACGAGGGCGCGGTCATCGGCTGGCTCGCCACGGTCGGCGGCGGACCTTCGCTGATCGCCGCCGCCGAGGGGCGGATGCTGCTCCACGACATCCCCGGTGACGACCTCTACGCCGCCGACGCCGGTGTGCGCGATGCCGTCGCCGCCGATCTGCACCGCTATCAGCTCGCCGCCGTGGGGGACGTGGAGCGGTTGGCGGCTCTCGGCGTACCGGACAGGCGCGGAGCGCTTCTCGGAGCGCAACTCGCGGGCGTCGTCGCGGCGCACGGCGGTGGCGATCCCCGGCTCGAAGCGCTCGCGGCCGGACTGCCCGCACGCCTCGCCGAGCTCGCCGCCTGCGGCCTGCCGGAGACCCTCGTCCACGGCGACCTGCACCCGGGCAACGTTCGCGGCGACCTGCACCCGGACGGCGCCCGGACCATCATCGACTGGGGCGACTCGTTCCTCGGACACCCGGGCTTCGACATCCTGCGGATCACCGAGCGCGGCGTCACCGACGACGAGCGCGCCGCGATCACCGCCGCGTGGGCCGACCGCTGGCGCGCCGACGTGCCCGGCTGCGACCCCGAGCGGGCGCTGGAGCTGCTCGTGCCGCTCGCCGCGCTGCGCAATGCCGCGATCTATGCAGCATTCGTCGCCGCGATCGAACCGGCCGAGCACCCCTATCATTCGTCCGATGTGGATTTCTGGCTCGACCACGCGTCGAAACTCCCGGCCTGA
- a CDS encoding BTAD domain-containing putative transcriptional regulator, protein MTSQVTEPIHRDALRFEILGPVRAQQGEREIDLGPGKQRAVLAALLVNANRPVPTAQIVDAVWGEEPPENGANVVQKYIAGLRRVLEPDRSPRTPGGLLALTDGGYVLTVAPGCLDAENLDERFHEALHLRDEGRTAEAARRLRDALKLWRAEPLAGCTGTYFDAARDHLTERRAAALEACVTVELQLGEHVKLVPELVALIAEFPLREELRYLLILSLYRCGRQAESLSAYREMRRFLDEEFGVEPSERLQELHRRILQSDPALLGRSAPVVHPPPPPHQPVPPVVYVPWQPYLPMRPTPPPAHDPSLTWLVGLASAIVPILSCGFAGWGVVAIFAALRRSKWLAAATLGHLAVTVFAWIAMLTSPEDLAGPWDDLGVVALIVAIVGGSVHGGILGFTWRNLPGRAPFGTAPARPAPPHVLVQQDRREQARQLLASHPAIARQLHIGRPDLPRAFDDGGLVDVNNAPAQVLATLPGVTAEAAQRIVVDRQLRGELRSVDELISRQLLPPYVVHMLRDELIAL, encoded by the coding sequence GTGACATCGCAGGTGACGGAGCCGATCCACCGCGACGCGCTGCGGTTCGAGATCCTCGGCCCGGTCCGCGCGCAGCAGGGCGAGCGGGAGATCGACCTCGGCCCGGGCAAGCAGCGCGCCGTTCTCGCGGCCCTGCTCGTCAACGCCAACCGCCCCGTGCCGACCGCGCAGATCGTCGATGCCGTCTGGGGCGAGGAGCCGCCGGAGAACGGCGCCAACGTGGTGCAGAAGTACATCGCCGGACTGCGCCGGGTCCTCGAGCCCGACCGCTCCCCGCGGACACCCGGCGGTCTGCTCGCCCTCACCGACGGCGGCTACGTGCTCACCGTCGCCCCCGGCTGCCTCGATGCGGAGAACCTCGACGAGCGGTTCCACGAGGCCCTGCACCTGCGCGACGAGGGCCGCACCGCGGAGGCCGCCCGGCGGCTGCGCGACGCCCTGAAGCTGTGGCGGGCCGAGCCGCTCGCGGGCTGCACCGGGACCTACTTCGACGCCGCCCGCGACCACCTCACCGAGCGCCGGGCCGCGGCGCTGGAGGCCTGCGTCACCGTGGAGCTGCAGCTCGGCGAGCATGTGAAGCTCGTGCCGGAGCTCGTCGCGCTGATCGCCGAGTTCCCGCTCCGCGAGGAGCTGCGCTACCTGCTGATCCTCTCGCTCTACCGGTGCGGGCGGCAGGCCGAGTCGCTGTCGGCCTATCGGGAGATGCGGCGCTTCCTCGACGAGGAGTTCGGTGTCGAGCCCAGCGAGCGGCTCCAGGAGCTGCACCGGCGCATCCTGCAGTCCGACCCGGCGCTGCTGGGCCGGTCGGCCCCCGTCGTCCACCCTCCCCCGCCGCCGCATCAGCCGGTGCCGCCCGTGGTCTACGTGCCCTGGCAGCCCTATCTCCCGATGCGGCCCACCCCGCCGCCCGCGCACGATCCGTCACTCACCTGGCTCGTCGGCCTCGCCTCGGCGATCGTCCCCATCCTGAGCTGCGGATTCGCCGGATGGGGAGTCGTGGCCATCTTCGCCGCGCTGCGCCGCAGCAAGTGGCTCGCCGCCGCCACCCTCGGGCATCTGGCGGTCACCGTCTTCGCCTGGATCGCGATGCTCACCTCGCCCGAGGACCTCGCCGGGCCCTGGGACGACCTCGGCGTCGTCGCCCTGATCGTCGCCATCGTCGGCGGCTCCGTCCACGGCGGCATCCTCGGCTTCACCTGGCGCAACCTGCCCGGCCGGGCACCCTTCGGCACTGCACCGGCCCGGCCCGCACCGCCGCACGTCCTCGTTCAGCAGGACCGGCGCGAGCAGGCCCGCCAGCTCCTCGCCAGCCATCCGGCGATCGCCCGCCAGCTCCACATCGGCCGGCCGGACCTGCCGCGCGCCTTCGACGACGGCGGGCTCGTCGATGTCAACAACGCCCCCGCCCAGGTGCTCGCGACGCTGCCCGGTGTCACCGCCGAGGCGGCGCAGCGCATCGTGGTGGACCGGCAGCTGCGCGGCGAGCTGCGCTCGGTCGACGAGCTGATCAGCCGCCAGCTGCTACCGCCCTACGTGGTCCACATGCTCCGCGACGAGCTGATCGCACTGTGA
- a CDS encoding low temperature requirement protein A, whose amino-acid sequence MTWYRPMAARSGSSHRAATPLELLFDLCFVVAVAQVSAKLHHALAEDHIVQGLLGFATVFFAIFWAWLNFTWFASAYDTDDVPYRLVTLVQIAGVLILAAGVPRAFDQRDFGVIVIGYSVMRLALAAQWLRAAVSDAARRRTAIRYAVGITVCQFGWMALLLVRPELGFLGGFAVLVACEMLVPVWAERASATTWHPEHIAERYSLFTIIVLGETILSATVAIQAGLDVGGRLGELVVIAASGLVVVFGMWWVYFDRPAHERLGQTDRTSFLWGYGHYVVFASAAAVGAGLAVAADSATHAAHLSERGAAFAVAIPVAVYLCSVWLLQVRPRNRVVYLAASVLALLTPLSPIALPLLALVVAALVTAVVVNGEKRGDLE is encoded by the coding sequence GTGACCTGGTATCGCCCGATGGCGGCGCGCAGTGGCAGCTCCCACCGCGCAGCCACCCCGCTGGAGCTCCTCTTCGACCTCTGCTTCGTCGTCGCCGTCGCCCAGGTCTCCGCGAAGCTCCACCACGCCCTCGCCGAGGACCACATCGTCCAGGGCCTGCTCGGCTTCGCCACCGTCTTCTTCGCGATCTTCTGGGCCTGGCTCAACTTCACCTGGTTCGCGTCGGCATACGACACCGATGACGTGCCCTACCGGCTGGTGACGCTGGTGCAGATCGCCGGCGTACTCATCCTCGCCGCAGGCGTGCCGCGCGCCTTCGACCAGCGCGACTTCGGCGTGATCGTGATCGGCTACTCGGTGATGCGCCTGGCGCTCGCCGCGCAGTGGCTGCGCGCGGCCGTGAGCGACGCCGCGCGCCGCAGGACCGCCATCCGGTACGCCGTCGGCATCACCGTCTGCCAGTTCGGCTGGATGGCGCTGCTGCTGGTGCGCCCGGAGCTCGGCTTCCTGGGCGGATTCGCGGTGCTGGTCGCGTGCGAGATGCTGGTGCCGGTCTGGGCGGAGCGGGCGTCGGCGACGACGTGGCACCCGGAGCACATCGCCGAGCGCTACAGCCTCTTCACCATCATCGTGCTCGGCGAGACGATCCTCTCGGCGACCGTCGCGATCCAGGCCGGGCTCGACGTGGGCGGCCGGCTCGGCGAGCTGGTCGTGATCGCGGCGAGCGGCCTGGTCGTCGTCTTCGGCATGTGGTGGGTCTACTTCGACCGGCCAGCTCACGAGCGACTGGGGCAGACCGACCGGACCTCGTTTCTCTGGGGCTACGGCCACTATGTCGTCTTCGCCTCGGCGGCCGCGGTGGGAGCGGGCCTGGCGGTCGCGGCCGACTCGGCGACCCACGCCGCGCACCTGAGCGAGCGGGGCGCCGCGTTCGCGGTGGCGATCCCGGTCGCGGTCTACCTCTGCAGCGTGTGGCTGCTGCAGGTGCGGCCGCGCAACCGGGTGGTCTACCTCGCCGCGTCGGTCCTCGCGCTGCTCACCCCGCTGAGCCCGATCGCGCTCCCGCTACTGGCCCTGGTGGTCGCTGCCCTGGTGACCGCTGTCGTCGTCAACGGCGAGAAGCGAGGAGATCTTGAATGA
- the gsmA gene encoding sporangiospore maturation cell wall hydrolase GsmA, which translates to MTTGTGGDPLNVRADAATDRKIIRTVANNTTVSLVCRIYGEYVSGPARNTALWDRLSTGGMVSGAYLKWPGERPVLPWCGEPPVNAVTSSVNAPGGELNVRSGPGTKYAILERIPNGRAVHMACRAWGETIDGNSVWGSLGPGRFVTAAYVKWSSTEPRYPWCNQAAPTVPAASQAAFFARVAAPARQSAVDTRVPASVTIAQAILESGWGKSWLTRLDHSYFGMKCFGGTGGIAIGCSSYATHECNRDGTCFPTRDYFRAYGSLGSSFLDHGKQLATLPRYATAMRYTADPDRFAREIHKAGYATSPTYADNLIKLMKQFNLYQYDKRP; encoded by the coding sequence GTGACCACGGGTACCGGTGGTGACCCGCTCAACGTCCGTGCCGACGCGGCCACCGATCGCAAGATCATCCGTACGGTCGCCAACAACACGACGGTCAGCCTCGTCTGTCGGATCTACGGCGAATACGTCAGCGGACCCGCCCGCAACACCGCGCTCTGGGACCGGCTCTCCACCGGCGGGATGGTCTCGGGGGCGTACCTGAAGTGGCCCGGCGAGCGACCCGTGCTGCCCTGGTGCGGCGAGCCGCCCGTCAACGCCGTCACGTCGAGCGTCAACGCGCCCGGCGGCGAGCTCAACGTCCGCTCCGGACCCGGCACGAAATACGCCATTCTCGAGCGGATCCCCAACGGCCGGGCCGTGCACATGGCCTGTCGGGCGTGGGGCGAGACGATCGACGGCAACTCGGTCTGGGGATCGCTCGGCCCGGGACGCTTCGTCACGGCGGCCTACGTGAAGTGGTCCTCGACCGAACCCCGCTACCCCTGGTGCAACCAGGCGGCGCCGACCGTGCCCGCCGCCAGCCAGGCCGCGTTCTTCGCGCGGGTGGCGGCGCCCGCCCGGCAGAGCGCCGTCGACACCCGGGTGCCGGCCTCGGTCACGATCGCGCAGGCGATCCTGGAGTCGGGCTGGGGCAAGAGCTGGCTGACGCGGCTCGATCACAGCTATTTCGGGATGAAATGCTTCGGGGGTACGGGTGGGATCGCCATCGGCTGCTCCAGCTACGCGACGCACGAGTGCAACCGGGACGGGACGTGTTTCCCGACGCGGGACTACTTCCGGGCCTATGGATCGCTGGGATCGTCGTTCCTGGACCACGGCAAGCAGCTCGCCACGCTGCCCCGCTATGCGACGGCGATGCGCTACACGGCGGACCCGGACCGGTTCGCGCGGGAGATCCACAAGGCCGGTTACGCCACCAGCCCGACCTACGCCGACAACCTGATCAAGCTGATGAAGCAGTTCAACCTCTACCAGTACGACAAGCGCCCCTAG
- the typA gene encoding translational GTPase TypA: MLTRPDLRNVAIVAHVDHGKTTLVDAMLKQGGGFHARGEMADRVMDSGDLEREKGITILAKNTAVHYAPAVGEPITINIIDTPGHADFGGEVERGLTMVDGVVLLVDASEGPLPQTRFVLRKALKARLPIILVINKVDRPDARIKEVVDETYELFLDLDADEHQIEFPIVYACARDGIASLKQPEDGKVPDDSDSLQPLFQTLLDSIPAPTYTEDAPLQAHVTNLDASPFLGRLALCRVREGVIRKGQTVMWCKTDGTQSRVRISELLMTDGLERKSADQAGPGDIIAVAGIPEIMIGETLADAENPIPLPLITVDEPAISMTIGTNTSPLVGRVKGSKVTARMVKDRLDKELIGNVSLRVLPTERPDAWEVQGRGELALAILVEQMRRESYELTVGKPQVVTKEVNGKVHEPVERLTIDCPEEYLGAITQLLATRKGRMEQLVNHGTGWIRMEWLVPARGLIGFRTEFLTDTRGTGILHHVFEKYEPWFGELRTRNNGSLVADRQGVVTAFAMINIQERGSLFVEPTTEVYEGMVVGENSRADDMDVNITKEKKLTNMRAASSDTTENLIPARKLTLEQCLEFCREDECVEVTPVAVRIRKVVLDQTQRGRAAARRKHQ, from the coding sequence ATGCTGACCCGTCCGGATCTCCGTAATGTCGCGATCGTCGCGCATGTCGACCACGGCAAGACGACGCTCGTCGACGCCATGCTCAAACAGGGTGGTGGCTTCCACGCGCGCGGGGAGATGGCCGACCGGGTCATGGACTCCGGTGACCTCGAACGCGAGAAGGGCATCACCATTCTCGCCAAGAACACCGCCGTGCACTACGCACCGGCCGTGGGCGAACCGATCACCATCAACATCATCGACACTCCCGGCCACGCCGACTTCGGCGGTGAGGTCGAGCGCGGCCTGACCATGGTCGACGGCGTCGTGCTCCTCGTCGACGCGTCCGAGGGCCCGCTGCCGCAGACCCGCTTCGTGCTGCGCAAGGCGCTCAAGGCCCGCCTCCCGATCATTCTGGTGATCAACAAGGTGGACCGCCCCGACGCGCGCATCAAGGAGGTCGTCGACGAGACCTACGAGCTCTTCCTCGACCTCGACGCCGACGAGCACCAGATCGAGTTCCCGATCGTCTACGCCTGCGCCCGCGACGGCATCGCCTCGCTGAAGCAGCCCGAGGACGGCAAGGTCCCCGACGACTCCGACTCGCTGCAGCCGCTCTTCCAGACGCTGCTCGACTCGATCCCGGCACCGACCTACACCGAGGACGCGCCGCTGCAGGCGCACGTCACCAACCTCGACGCCTCGCCGTTCCTCGGCCGGCTGGCGCTGTGCCGGGTCCGCGAGGGCGTCATCCGCAAGGGCCAGACCGTCATGTGGTGCAAGACCGACGGCACCCAGTCCCGCGTCCGCATCTCGGAACTGCTCATGACCGACGGCCTGGAGCGCAAGTCCGCCGACCAGGCGGGTCCCGGTGACATCATCGCCGTGGCCGGCATCCCGGAGATCATGATCGGTGAGACGCTCGCCGACGCGGAGAACCCGATCCCGCTGCCGCTGATCACGGTCGACGAGCCGGCGATCTCGATGACGATCGGCACCAACACCTCGCCGCTCGTCGGCCGGGTCAAGGGCTCCAAGGTCACCGCGCGCATGGTCAAGGACCGCCTCGACAAGGAGCTCATCGGCAACGTGTCGCTGCGGGTGCTCCCGACCGAGCGCCCCGACGCGTGGGAGGTGCAGGGCCGTGGCGAGCTGGCGCTGGCCATCCTCGTCGAGCAGATGCGCCGCGAGTCCTACGAGCTGACCGTCGGCAAGCCTCAGGTCGTCACCAAAGAGGTCAACGGCAAGGTCCACGAGCCGGTCGAGCGCCTGACGATCGACTGCCCCGAGGAGTACCTCGGCGCGATCACGCAGCTCCTCGCGACCCGCAAGGGCCGGATGGAGCAGCTCGTCAACCACGGCACCGGCTGGATCCGGATGGAGTGGCTGGTCCCGGCCCGCGGCCTGATCGGCTTCCGGACCGAGTTCCTCACCGACACCCGCGGCACCGGCATCCTGCACCACGTCTTCGAGAAGTACGAGCCGTGGTTCGGCGAGCTGCGTACCCGTAACAACGGATCGCTCGTCGCGGACCGGCAGGGCGTGGTCACCGCCTTCGCGATGATCAACATTCAGGAGCGCGGCTCGCTCTTCGTCGAGCCCACCACCGAGGTCTATGAGGGCATGGTCGTCGGCGAGAACTCTCGCGCCGACGACATGGATGTCAACATCACCAAGGAGAAGAAGCTCACGAACATGCGGGCCGCCTCCAGCGACACCACGGAGAACCTGATCCCGGCGCGGAAGCTGACGCTGGAGCAGTGCCTGGAGTTCTGTCGCGAGGACGAGTGCGTCGAGGTCACTCCGGTGGCCGTGCGGATCCGCAAGGTCGTGCTCGACCAGACTCAGCGTGGTCGGGCTGCTGCTCGGCGCAAGCACCAGTAG